Genomic DNA from Equus asinus isolate D_3611 breed Donkey chromosome 10, EquAss-T2T_v2, whole genome shotgun sequence:
GTCGGCTCCTCTCTGCTACCAAGACCTGCCTGTCCATCTTGGGTCCTTTCCTCCTAGACTCATAGTGGGAGAGGATCCCACTTCCTAGCTTCTCCCATCATGTCCCCATCCCCCTCTGTTCTCAAGTAAGTAGAGAGCACTTGAATATTTGTAAAGGTTTTCATGTTTGCCGTGCTAAGAAAATAGCGTGGTTATAAAGCGGGAACAAAACCACTGGAGTCAGTGCTTATGGGTCTGTAACGGTTTGCAGACACAGCTGCATCAATCCTCTGTTTCTCTGATTCCCAGAACTGGGGCTCAGGGGCTTCTTTCTGACTTTATTCCTCCAACGCCATCTCCCCTCTCCTGCAATGCACTTTGTCACCTACAGGGCCTCCCACAGTGACAAATGTCAAGCACAAGTGAGCTTCACTGACATTTCAGGGGGATCTCCAGACCTACTTTCCATAGGAAAATGCCTTTTAGTCATTCTCACAACTCTCGCTGCCACCAAGAATTGACAATAAACTATCATGTTCCAGAAGGTGATAGAAATATGTCCCTGAGAAAGAGGGAACAGTATCTATGGGATGGAAGGAGAAGGCCACTCCTTCAAAAGGAGCTGCTTCGAAATgcagctcctccctcctctgccttggGTGGTAAACCCATTATCAGGATCCCAGAACACAAAACCCAGTAAGTTAGGAGTCACCTTTTCCACCGCTGAGTGTATGTGAATCCATACGTGTGGGTGACCACGTGTGGCCCTGCTCCTTGTCATTCTGTCAGCCTGAAATGCTAGTTCCCTACCTCTTCCCAGGGTTCCCCCCTCACTGCAGTCAGAGCCTGAAGTCTCTTATTAAACTCTGTTGTGCTTGAGCTTTTCTCCATGGCACTGGTTACCACCTGCAATTTTATTAGAATATATTCATTTGCTTATTGTTTTTCTACCCCACTAGAACACAGCATGAAGGTGTGGATTTCACCTCACTGTTCACTGCTATAGTCCCAGGACCTAGAATAAACAATAACTAGCACATAAAaagtactcaataagtatttgttggatgaatgaataattgtgtgtgttggggggagagAGACAGCTTGTATGGGCGTGAGTGTGTCGGGTGGGAGAGAGTGCCTGTGTGTGAGCATATGCGTGGGATCATGTGTGTACccatgtatgtgtatacacacatgcagtGTACTGGGTACCTGGCCTCCTTGAAGTTTGGGGCATGGCTTTTCTTCAGCTTGAAAGCTCTGAGACCCCCCAAATGAGAGCTGCCCATGTGACTTGCATTGGTGACCCAGCTTGTCCTTGCTTTCTCAGGAGGGAACACGGCTGCTCCTGCTGAATCCATGGTCAGTGCTGTTTGGATTAACAAGGAGAGAAGGCATTCACTGTCTCTGGACGAGGCAGATCCTGAGGCAGCAGGGATGCTGGAGGAGGCTGACAGAGGCTGTCCGCAGGCCCCTGAGTCTCCATGGCACACACACCTAGAGATGCACCGCTTGGTCCAAGCCTTCCACCAGGAAACCAGTCATCAGACAAAACACAAGGGCAAGCTCATGGGGTCTGAGCAAAGGCTCCCTGAGGAAGGAGACCCAGGCTTGCTTGGAAACAATCAGATGACTCAGCAAGGGACCACGAACCCAGAGGCAGCTCAGAGTGAGTGTCAGGTGGGCAGTGCCCATACCAAGGTGGTGGGATCCACCTTAAACATTGGCGTTCAGTGCCCTCCTTCCATAAAGACCACACTCAGATCTGGAAAACCAGCTCACTATCCATTTCCTCAAAGGAAAACTCCCAGGATCTCCCAAGCTGCCCGGAACCTGGGCTTATATGGCCCAGCCTGAAGCTTTCTACTCAGCCTGTTGTCCCAACCTCGAGGCCAGCTATGGCATCATCAAAGAATGCAGGAGGCAGAGCCACAACGAGGGCCTCTAGCTGTGCGCAGGAACTGGACTAACTCAATTGTAGGGATTGTGGGAAATGAACCTTACAGTGGGCACATTGCCTTGTCCCTGAGAACAGAAGAGATTTCCCAGGCCAGATTGCTCACAGTCCAGGATGAAAGTGCTATCTGATCAATGCAGCCCCTTTCTGCTTTTGTAAAAAGACATTGCTGTGGAGGCCTGGATGCCCATTCCTTGGGGAGGTCTCTAGAACTAGGGAATTTTGAAACATAACACAGGCCCCCCGGCCAGTGGAATGCCTTAACAATGTCCTGGAGTCAATGGACGCGGGCAATCTTGTTTTCAATATCTTCTGATGATTTTTCACATGTTCTGGAGAAGAGGAGCTATGAGAATTGACTTTTTCTGGTTGCTATGCCTGGAGGCCAGCTCACTTAGAAATCACTACATTCACTGGTAGTGGTCGCCCCATTTCAGCTGGAGCATCCCAAAGTATGGTCACCCTGGGTAAAAAGGGTCACAACAGGGTCATCTACTGTTTTATGTGTTTGAGGGGTCTTCAGAAAGGGCCGGTCCTATCTCACTGAGACTGCATATTCCAGTCTCATCATAGATTtctttccctccatccctccctccatccttcccgTCTGCCTTTCTATTtgtctgtgttctctctctccttccctccctccaatgCTCCAAATTAAGTTCTTATTAAACACTGCCAATCACTGAAATATATAGTTACAGGAGCCTGAGCAGAAGGGGACAAAGAAATGCTCCTGCTTGGAAAATATGTGCTCCCCACACACTGCTCCCTTTCAGCCACATTGAGATCACTCAACCTTCCTGGGGTATTTGAAACCTAAGAGAAAGCAAAGCAGGTGCTACTTGGGTGATGGGGAAGAAAGTATGTCTTTCCTGGTTAATGTTTAACTTTAGCAATGATATTTAAACACATCTAAGGGGCCTTGCCCTCCTATCAgattctctctctgtcacatttcATCCacgtcttcctttttttcctcatggTGATCCAGTCTTGCCCCTCCACATCCCGACTTGTCAACTGGGAGTGTCATTACCTGTCAAAGAGGCATATGTGCCTGCTCCTTGGGCCACCCACAAATTCACTCCAATTTGAGGATTCATTGtaattctttttgtaaataattaaTGATccagttgttaatttttttatagtctaatgaaaaagaaggaaattttctgaaaacaattttgtcctttgtttttattttaaagaggatTCCCATAAGGAACCCTCTTTCTACAATATAGAAATCAGGATAGGCTATgttttgctgcagtaacaaacaaccccaaaaattTCACaagagaagctttttttttttaactcatgaaGAGTCCACTGTGGATTTGGGGAAACTTCCAGAGCAGCTCTCCTACATGTATTACTAGCAGTTCAGGCTGCTTCAGTCTTGTGGTACCACCACGTCAATAGTGGTTTCCCTAATCACTGTAGCAGGAGAAGGGAGTGCATTCATAGTCATGTACTGGCTCGCAAATCACTTTTGTTCACATTTCACTGTCCAAAGCAAGTGACATAGTCATATCTCCACTTCAAGGGTATGACGAGGTGCGATCATCCCATGtgcctggaaggagagaagaaatggaaacatggGTGAGCCCAAATGGCTAACAGGTATGGATAGGGGCCAGGTCACAGTACAATATTAGATTTATTCTGAATACAATAAGTAGCCATTAAGGGGTTTACTATGAGACTAaaatgagggggccggccccgtggccgagtggttaagtttgcacactctgcttcggtggcccagggtttccccagttcgaatcctgggcacggacatggcaccgctcatcaggccatgctcaggcggcatcccatatagcagagcaagaaggacctacaactagaatatacaaacatgtccatgtactggggggctttgaggagaagaaaaaaaaaaagattggcaacagatgttagctcaggtgccaatcttaaaaaaaaaaaaaaagctaaaatgatTTGATTTGCAGTTTAACCAGATTACTCTGGTTGTTCTATGGAGAATGAGTTGAGGGTCACAGTAAGAGGCAATGTCAGggcgccggcctggtggtgcagcagtcaaGTGCGCAAGTtcccgcttcggtggcccggggttcaccagttcggatcccaggtgtggacatggcaccgcttggcaagccacgctgtggcaggcgtcccacataaagtggaggaagatggacatggatgttagctcagggccagtcttcctcaacaaaaaggaggattggaagcagatgttagctcagggctaatcttcctaaaaaaaaaaaaaaaaagaggcactgTCAGGAAAAAAATGACCAGGAAATGTTCCGTATGAAAGATACTGTTAGCTCAAGCAAGAGCTGGagcagaagagatggagaaaagatagaTCCATTTGATATATATTTTGGAGTAGGCATCAAGAGGATTTactgaaggaaaattataagTTCAGTTTGAAGGATACTAAGTTTGAGATGCTCACGAGACACACAAATGAAGATATCAAATAGGCCAGAGGATAAAATGAGACTAGAGTTCTGGGCTACACATGTGAATTTAAGCATCACGAGTACGTCAAGGTACTTAGAATGAGAAAGGATGAGCTCACCTATGCAGAGTGTAGAGAGAAGACAGGGTCCAGAATGAGTCCTGAAAACTCCCAATTTACTTAGTTGAAAAATCTCTAAGGATTTTTCCAGTCCTTCCTGAGAAGAGATGGaacagagggaggagaggcagtgAAGGACACTGAAGAGAGCTGaccagggagaaaaggagagccaGTGGGGTGTGGAGCCAGAGACCTCAAGAGGCAAGAGATAGTGTAAGACGTGGCACAGGTCACTCTCCTCATTCCAAACCTTCCACAAATCCCCACTTTCTAGAGTCCTCATTTTCCAGTCTGGAGTTGCTTTCTCTTGAGCACGGCTTTAAGATGCCAGAGCCCAAGAGGCAATGCTGGATGTGGGAAGGTTTTTTCAGCCAAGGGCAGGCCAGTTCAGTGTTAGCAAGTTCAGGTCAGAGCCCGCTGACCACCTCCAAGGCTGACCCGGGGACGCCTCTGCCCCGCAGGCCTGCCTTCCCCTGGGACgtgtctggggtggggctgaggatCGTGTTCCCTGTGGAAGACCTTGAAGGGAGAGGGGGAAAGAGGAAGGCTGGTTTTGAATCTTCCTTCCCACAAGGCTGCTTCTGCCAGGAACGTCGGAGCAGAACCACGTGTATTTATCAATCACACTCACACACTTCTACCAACTCACGGGCTGTCAAACCTGTTGGGACAAAGGACTCAGATTACGTCTGGGCTGCGGCCCTACCCAAGACTCGGATTTTCTCTCCCGTGCTGGTCAGGACTGGAGCTAACTTTTTCTTCCCACACCCTCCACAGTGCTAGCAGAAGAAGGTTTTTCTAATCTAGAGAACAACCAGCTCACACTGTAAATCCTGCATCAGGCACTTGCATACATTAGGGTCGTCCAGCCAACCGGCCCACAGTgaggaccgccccccccccccgcctccccccccgGGGCCGGTGCATCTGGGCTCCAGTCTCAGCATTGATAGACTTGACCTTGGCTGAATTATTTACCTCTCAGAGCCACAGATGTCCCAGTTGTAATGAGACGATAAAACCCCTTTACGGTGTGGACGGGAGGGTCATTCTCATTAGCTCTCAACTCTGCTGGGTCCCGCTAGGGGGTGGGCTCCCCTCCCGCCCGCTCAGCCTGGTTTCCTAAGTTTTCTCTGCGTCATTAAAGCACTCTCATTCCAAGCTTAAGACTTGAAAATATTCGAATTTAAAAGTCTATCCCATATTCCAGTCTGATCCCACCAACCTCCCTACCCTGCGCCGACCCCCGAAGCCCAGCCTTGATTTATACCTTTAAGGCTAGAAGGAGGGGCGCGGTCTTCTGGCTTCTTCCTCACACACCCCCTTCTCTGCGCAGGGTTTTACTGTTAGGGTAGAAGGATACAGAGAAAGCACAGCTGGCTTTTTAGGTGATGGCTGTGCTGTAGTTTCGGTCTCTTTTCCCTTGGCCGTTTGCCAAGTAAGTACCTAGCACATGGTCTGCAGGCTTGGTGTGAACAGGTGGTACCCCCGACAGGTCCCTGCAGATGAGGGACTCCATCCCAAGCAACTTCACCAGCAATGGGGGTCCCTCGTGAGAATGGTTATGCCTCCTCACGTGTCAGGCCCTCCCAAGCACTGCATCAGAGGTCCATTTGCCTATCTGTTGCCCCAGTCTCATCTACCCTCTGCTGGCCCAGCTGGGGCTTGTGGACCCAGGCAGGGGGCATTTCTGCACCTGCGTGCGGTGATGATCCTTGCAAGAGATGGTGGCCTaggtaagcaaaccaaaatctaagcttATAATGCCTCAAGCTTACAAAATTGAAACCTAAGGACAAGCTATCTCAACCAGCCAACTAGGCTCTAAGCTCCAGCCAatcaataatttcctttctttgcttgcGCATCTTCTCTATAAACGTCTCTCCCCAGGCTCCTGCGGCTGGAGCGCGCCTAACTACTTCCGGTTTGACGCTGCCTGATTCCAAACGATTtctgctcaaataaactcttaaaattttgaatatgcctgagtttatcttttaacactaCTGTGTTAAACTACCTCCTTCTGGTTCCTTCCCTTCACTTATTTGTATATCATCATAGCTGGGAAatcctcttcaaatatttttgaaatgaaactGCCGGAGGTGAAATGGGTGCTTCTGTTGGGAAGTCAGAGAGGACCCCAGGACTTTTTCTGAACACTGCTTTCTAAAACCTAACATTTTCCCCAGGCTTTGAGGCCTTGGTTATCCCTACTCTGCACAAACATCTCTTTATGTCGCTTCCTTATTGTTGGGAAAGACCCAATCTGCCCACGTTCAACATTTTTCCACCTGCACAGAAATTCCTGGAAGTTTTTTACCTGCTGTGGTTCTGTTTCTCCCACAGCTAATGAACAATACACTTCCTCGAAACGGTGTCCAAGGGActgaacttttcattttaattttatttcctggcCTTGGGTTTGTGGCAATTACTTTAGGTTTTCCCCTCCAATTCCATCCAGAAAGATGATACACCCACTCTGTGTTATTAATGCTTTTACCTCCCCTTCGTCTGTTCGTTGATGAATCCACCCCGTGAATTCCCTGAGTCCAGGATCATAATCAAGACTCAGCAGTGGGCCAACCCTTCAGCTCTGGCCAAGAAATAGGAGGAGGAAAAGGCTGGTGGTGGCAAACACTGTCTTCTGCCAACCCAAACTCCAAGTGTGTTCAAGGAGCCTAAGCTGGCCCTCCAAATCAATATCAGGCTCAGATCCAGcttagcaaatattttcccagGGCAGGAGCTGCTGCCCTTCACAAGAAATGCAGGTGCTCTTGTGGTTGGAGGGTCCCTACTCCTGCATTTGCCAGATTCTCCCCAACACTGGAGCCTTGCTCTCCTTTTAAGGTACTGCCCACAAGACGTGTGGCTATACTCGCAGTCTGGGGACTGGGGGAGTTTGCCCCCAAATGCCAGGCTCCTCTCTGCTGAGCTCTCCTACACGCTGGCAAGATTGATGGGAAGACCCCTGAGCAGCCAACCACCACCACCTGTCCCCAAAGAGTGTGTGCAAAGGAGATTTGAAACAAGTGCATGCAGTGGCAAAACCCTGGTGAGCTGGACCTTACATGAACCATGAGGCCCCTTTTAGCCCCTCTAGCCTTAGGCTCCCACCAAGGTCAGTCCTGGCCTCTAAGACAGTGCTTCTCAACCCTGACTTCCCAGGAGAACCATCAGGAGGCTTGGAGGATAGATATCCAATTAAATTACAGTCTCTGCAGTAGGGCCCAAGCCGGtattctatacattttttttttgatcaagtcataaaatatgtaaagtgtGGGACATGCACTAATCTTGTACATAGCTGGAAGACCTATTTTCACAgatatggatacacacacacacttgtgtgACATAGATCAAGATATACATTTCCAGCATTCTAGAAAGTTCTCTTCAGCCTCTTCCTGGTCATCAAccacaatttctttttctattgttgtttccattttctgccaTCATGAATAAAACTAGTGTCATTCTTTTTATACATCCTTTGctggacatttgttttcatttctttgttaaatTCCTGCTCCCCTTTTTATACAGATGCCTGTCTAGGTGGGCTGGTCTTGAGCGTGGGTTCTTTCTGAAAGCTcctcctggtgattctga
This window encodes:
- the C10H9orf152 gene encoding uncharacterized protein C9orf152 homolog encodes the protein MKRLPCPCLALPHFWLLGSHFMAQGSGTQAPGKGPSLSIQLLRAQYEGLRRQQRAQAHLVVLPKGGNTAAPAESMVSAVWINKERRHSLSLDEADPEAAGMLEEADRGCPQAPESPWHTHLEMHRLVQAFHQETSHQTKHKGKLMGSEQRLPEEGDPGLLGNNQMTQQGTTNPEAAQSECQVGSAHTKVVGSTLNIGVQCPPSIKTTLRSGKPAHYPFPQRKTPRISQAARNLGLYGPA